One region of Phycisphaerales bacterium genomic DNA includes:
- a CDS encoding AAA family ATPase, with translation MATAQGGRWAILERNAQGEVVGTTFRDPGESKRKLCSEGGKRGLILPWPLDPYAGTSQDRPVWVCEGASDTGAMLGLYVDAVGVPMAGQCGEWLAELLEDRHVVIIADADEAGERGAQKIAAALVRTCPSVRIIPPPDGAKDARAAVLGGAALRAFTDLSARAEIYTPPTTLVDGAPILVRLSDVKPEVVAWLWFGRFALGKLTLIAGDPGLGKSFLTLDMAARVTTGRAWPDRTGELREPGGVVLLSAEDGMADTVVPRLLAAGADLNRIIALPAVHQVRGNGRASARTFNLARDLPALEEAIKRVGNCRLVIIDPVTAYLGEANSHNNAEVRGLLAPLSAIAEQYGVAMVAVTHLNKSGAGPAIYRAMGSLAFTAAARAAWSVSKDRNDPERRLLLAIKNNIGPDAGGLAYRLTPVGDGTTALVDWEPDPVRMSADEALATEQGDDNDDGRTERDDAADWLREVLRDGPRLVKELEHEAREAGFTIITVRRAKSRIGVKSEKSGFGGAWQWILPPDSTKSPKDIIEGDRPPKGDHLGRDAEESG, from the coding sequence TTGGCGACTGCGCAGGGCGGTCGCTGGGCGATCCTGGAGCGGAACGCCCAGGGCGAGGTTGTGGGCACAACATTCCGAGACCCAGGCGAATCGAAGCGGAAGCTGTGCAGCGAGGGCGGGAAGCGTGGGCTGATCCTGCCGTGGCCGTTGGACCCTTACGCGGGTACGAGTCAGGACCGTCCCGTGTGGGTGTGCGAGGGCGCCAGCGACACCGGCGCCATGCTGGGGCTGTATGTTGACGCCGTGGGGGTGCCGATGGCGGGCCAGTGCGGCGAGTGGCTCGCGGAGCTGCTCGAGGACCGGCACGTCGTCATCATCGCAGACGCCGATGAAGCCGGGGAACGGGGGGCGCAGAAGATCGCGGCGGCACTGGTGCGCACCTGCCCGTCGGTGCGGATCATCCCCCCGCCCGATGGCGCCAAGGACGCGCGGGCCGCGGTGCTGGGAGGCGCGGCCTTGCGGGCGTTCACCGATCTGTCCGCCCGAGCTGAGATATACACGCCCCCGACCACGCTGGTGGACGGGGCACCGATCCTGGTGAGGCTCTCCGACGTGAAGCCAGAGGTCGTGGCCTGGCTGTGGTTCGGGCGTTTCGCGCTCGGGAAGCTGACGCTGATCGCGGGTGACCCTGGCTTGGGCAAGTCGTTTCTGACTCTTGACATGGCGGCGCGGGTGACCACCGGCAGGGCTTGGCCCGACCGGACTGGCGAGCTGCGGGAACCTGGCGGGGTAGTCCTCCTGAGCGCGGAGGATGGGATGGCCGACACCGTCGTGCCGCGGCTGCTCGCCGCAGGAGCCGACCTGAACCGGATCATCGCGCTTCCGGCAGTACACCAAGTCCGCGGCAATGGCCGCGCGTCTGCGCGCACGTTCAACCTTGCGCGTGACCTGCCCGCGCTTGAAGAGGCGATCAAGCGGGTGGGGAACTGCCGGCTGGTCATCATTGACCCAGTGACCGCGTACCTGGGCGAGGCAAACTCGCATAACAACGCTGAGGTCCGCGGGCTGCTGGCGCCGCTGAGCGCTATCGCCGAGCAGTACGGTGTGGCAATGGTGGCAGTGACCCACCTCAACAAGTCCGGGGCGGGTCCAGCCATCTACCGGGCCATGGGCTCGCTGGCTTTCACCGCCGCAGCGCGGGCCGCCTGGTCGGTGAGCAAAGACCGGAACGACCCGGAGCGGAGGCTGTTGCTCGCCATCAAGAACAACATCGGCCCTGATGCTGGCGGGCTGGCCTATCGGCTCACCCCAGTGGGTGACGGGACGACGGCGCTGGTAGATTGGGAGCCGGACCCCGTAAGGATGAGCGCGGACGAGGCCCTGGCGACGGAGCAGGGCGATGACAACGACGACGGGCGGACCGAGCGCGACGATGCGGCGGATTGGCTACGGGAAGTCCTCCGAGATGGACCGAGGTTGGTCAAGGAGTTGGAACACGAGGCGCGCGAGGCCGGATTCACGATCATCACCGTGAGGCGCGCGAAGAGCAGGATCGGGGTGAAGTCTGAGAAGTCGGGATTTGGGGGAGCGTGGCAGTGGATCTTGCCACCGGACTCTACGAAGTCCCCCAAGGACATCATCGAAGGTGATCGTCCTCCAAAGGGTGATCACCTTGGACGCGATGCCGAGGAATCTGGCTGA
- a CDS encoding helix-turn-helix transcriptional regulator, whose protein sequence is MTVTEQLRRAVEEYGETRYQISKATGVPASVLSRFVANGQGLRSENMDKLCAYLGLELSAKKKAGEARKGR, encoded by the coding sequence ATGACGGTTACTGAGCAGCTGAGACGAGCAGTCGAAGAGTACGGGGAGACCCGTTACCAGATCAGCAAGGCGACAGGCGTGCCGGCGTCGGTCCTATCACGGTTCGTGGCGAACGGGCAGGGGCTGAGGTCGGAGAACATGGACAAGCTGTGCGCCTACCTGGGACTGGAACTGTCGGCGAAGAAGAAGGCGGGCGAGGCCCGCAAGGGGCGGTGA